The following proteins are co-located in the Rattus norvegicus strain BN/NHsdMcwi chromosome 19, GRCr8, whole genome shotgun sequence genome:
- the LOC134483400 gene encoding disks large homolog 5-like, whose protein sequence is MPLTQTKLLAVTQASKHVLLFGPHCGLCMLYAFTPCGFTCVLLPTEACRQMSSPENILNKVQDNEEEERLNRELELTTKERSELTDRLLYVTGGCMNKSPYFRPNPFYENLKIKEKEVMSLLHNLHTKNIEHREKFQELKKEINFYRNLHSRLLMDQACMKKKLVTLKQESKELQRYLFELNPKDEDEQEKASNLQTQQNVVGTSS, encoded by the exons atgcctcttacacagacCAAACTTCTTGCAGTGACAcaggcttccaagcatgttctcctgtttggacctcactgtggtctatgtatgctctatgcattcaccccatgcgggttcacttgtgttcttctacctacagaggcctgcagacagatgtcatcccctgaaaatatcctaaacaaggtgcaggacaacgaggaagaggagaggctgaatagagaactggagctaactaccaaggagagaagtgagctgacagatcgcctcctttatgtgacaggtggatgcatgaacaagag cccctacttcaggccaaatccattttatgaaaacttgaagataaaggagaaagaggtcatgtcattactgcacaacttacacacaaagaatattgaacatcgtgagaaatttcaggagctcaagaaggagattaacttctatcg caacctgcacagccggctcctgatggaccaggcatgtatgaagaagaagttggtcacattgaagcaggagagcaaggagttacagcgatatttgtttgagttgaacccgaaggatgaagacgaacaggagaaggccagcaacctccagacccagcaaaatgtggtaggaacaagcagctga